ATCAGCCGTCATCTCGGCAAACATATCCCGCGGCAGCATACTGCCGAACTTCCATGTTGTGTCCGGCAGCTCAGGCAGTTCGGCTGCGAGTGCAGACAAATCTGTCTCTGAAATTTCCAGCAAAATTCTTGCAACCCTTTCTGCCGCGTCCGCACTGTCCCAGTCAAAGATGCGGATCGCAAACTGATCATAGCGAAGGCTGTGGCGCCCGCCGCCGTCGAGCCGGTTCTTCAGCAGTCGTGCGAGAACCATGTTGGCCCGTGCGCCAAGGAACGTCGCGACCACTACCGACCATCCGGTGACCTCAGGCTCCGCACGCACGTGAACTGTGTCTGGCACGAAGTCATCAGGCAGCATGCGGATGAGGTCGTTGAGCATCTCCTTTTGATCATCCGGCAGCGGAAGAATGGTTGAGCCCCGCTCCAGAATGTGACAGACCGCTCTGCAGACCGTGGGCGAAGCATCCCCCCCGCGGTTAGTGCCGCTTCCGCTCCAGAACGGCCGCTTTGCATCCCCGGGATACGCCGCAGGCTCCACAAGCGCACGTTTGTGGACATCATCGCGGAACAGCAGACGCCAGCTTTTGCCGGTGAAGGAGAATGTTTTTCCCGGCTCACTGCCGACGAACCGCGGATCAAGCGTTCCAACAACCGTCCCGTCCGGAAGAACGGCAAGGTATCCTCCGGCATCATGAATCACCGAGATGAGTGCTATCCAGTTGGACTTGCCAAGCTCCCGCTCGGCACGGGGGCCCGGCGAGAAAAGATCTCCGTCCCTGCTCAGATATTCTCTGTCTGCGAGATACTCCAGAAGCTGAGATATTTTTTCCGAAGGCACCGCTGCAAACGGTGCAAGAGACCGCATCTCTGTCTGAACTGTTTTTCTGCCAATCCCGCCGCACCGGTTTTTCAGAAGAAGAAACAGCTGCTGGATGAGGACATGGTATGCATGCGATGGTGCATGCAGCGGCTCAGTCTCGTGCAGCATCGCAGACTCGATCGCTGCTGCACTGATCAGAAGGTCGCAGGGTTTTTCCAGCACAAAGGTCATCGCCGCAGGTTTCCCGCGCCTGCCGGTGCGGCCCAGCCGCTGCAGAAATGAAGCGACGGTTTTCGGCGGCCCGTACTGCACGACGAGGTCGAGGTCGCCGATATCGATCCCAAGCTCCATCGTGCTCGTGCAGATAACACAGGTTCCGCCGCTTTGATCAAACGCGGCTTCGGCAGCCGCACGGTCGTCTGCTGAGACCGAGGAGTGATGGATATGCACGTTTGGCACCAGCTCTGCAAGCGGTGCCATCAGCCGCTCGGCAAAACTCCTGCTGTCCACAAACACGAGCGCTTTTTTTCCCCGGACGGCTGATGCGACAGCCCTTACCTGTCGGAAAAAGTCCTCCTCCACCACGAACGTGAACTGTTTCGGCTGTTTGGGGGATGGTATCTGTACCAGCTGCTGTTTTCTTGCAGGTCCCGACATCCATGCGAGCAGCTCCTTTGGGTTGCCCACCGTTGCCGAAAGCCCGATTCGCTGGACATGGTTTTTGGAAAACTCAAGCCTGTCTAA
The nucleotide sequence above comes from Methanorbis furvi. Encoded proteins:
- a CDS encoding DEAD/DEAH box helicase, with protein sequence MTLFESFHPTLQEVLLSGLGWSDLRPVQEETCRAVACGADVVVLAPTAGGKTESAFIPAIDALLKSGSKGLGLIYISPLKALINDQEDRIRLMCERAGLMVASQHGDVAARDRWKFSGEGDLPNILLTTPESLEVLLGDPDSRSAFSAVRFVIIDEIHAFMETDRGVHLRCLLDRLEFSKNHVQRIGLSATVGNPKELLAWMSGPARKQQLVQIPSPKQPKQFTFVVEEDFFRQVRAVASAVRGKKALVFVDSRSFAERLMAPLAELVPNVHIHHSSVSADDRAAAEAAFDQSGGTCVICTSTMELGIDIGDLDLVVQYGPPKTVASFLQRLGRTGRRGKPAAMTFVLEKPCDLLISAAAIESAMLHETEPLHAPSHAYHVLIQQLFLLLKNRCGGIGRKTVQTEMRSLAPFAAVPSEKISQLLEYLADREYLSRDGDLFSPGPRAERELGKSNWIALISVIHDAGGYLAVLPDGTVVGTLDPRFVGSEPGKTFSFTGKSWRLLFRDDVHKRALVEPAAYPGDAKRPFWSGSGTNRGGDASPTVCRAVCHILERGSTILPLPDDQKEMLNDLIRMLPDDFVPDTVHVRAEPEVTGWSVVVATFLGARANMVLARLLKNRLDGGGRHSLRYDQFAIRIFDWDSADAAERVARILLEISETDLSALAAELPELPDTTWKFGSMLPRDMFAEMTADEYYRLPEVIAGITSVRVSDGR